One part of the Palaemon carinicauda isolate YSFRI2023 chromosome 23, ASM3689809v2, whole genome shotgun sequence genome encodes these proteins:
- the LOC137617632 gene encoding uncharacterized protein — MTPTPPSSKTSVLGYHFHLSIVDIISNHLVINLHQTTAYNPAAYGMIERFHHLLKPALMSNCKDSHWFTQLPWVLLGLRTTPKDALDVSAAEMVYGDQSVVLPNFCWSATSSDNLQRPRHVVGKFTPYRQTYKQQAKQHILTDLHLATHIFL, encoded by the exons atgactccaacaccgccctcctctaagacatcagtactg gggtaccactttcacctctcaattgtggatataatATCGAATCACCTAGTTATCAAccttcatcagacaactgcatacaaccctgctgcctatggtatgattgaacgttttcatcatctctTAAAACCAGCTTTGATGTCCAACTGCAAGGACTCccactggtttacccagcttccctgggtcctcctgggactaaggaccactcctaaagacgccctggatgtctcagcagctgaaatggtgtatggcgaccagtcgGTTGTCCTGCCGAATTTTTGCtggtctgcaacctcctctgacaatctccagcgcccacgtcatgttgtgggaaaatttactccataccgccagacttacaagcaacaagctaagcaacacatactgacagatttgcacttGGCAACGCATATTTTCCTGTGA